TGAAGCAGATTCTATTTGTAAACACTGCCCTCATCTTCAAAAGGATGTGTGTAATATGGGAACCGACTCAGGGGAAGGTATTAGGGCTATGGATATATCCGTACTGAAAGAATTAGATATGGAGTCAGGATCTTTAATTTCATCCGCCCAACTCACTATTTTTACCGATAATCTCTCTCCAAAGATAGTTAAAACTATTTGTGGAAAATGTCGTTGGCAGAAGGATTGCCTCTACTTTCTGGAAAAATGTTTAATTTACTATTAATGTTTCATTAAGGAAAATCAATTGAACATAATATGCTTCCTAAAACCACA
This DNA window, taken from Methanobacterium subterraneum, encodes the following:
- a CDS encoding DUF1284 domain-containing protein, which produces MLIDQKEDGSEPIKIRAHHILCMQGFQGLGYSEEFIINMARITEKIQKNPSFFIKVITEADSICKHCPHLQKDVCNMGTDSGEGIRAMDISVLKELDMESGSLISSAQLTIFTDNLSPKIVKTICGKCRWQKDCLYFLEKCLIYY